Within Candidatus Auribacterota bacterium, the genomic segment TGTCCGCGAAGGCCTCCTCGGGGGCGAAGACGTGGTGATCGATGACGATCCTCGGGCAGGTGAGCCTGTGTGCGAGCTCGCCCAGGGAACCGATGCGGAGCAGCGCGCTCGTGTCCACGATAATCCAGGCATCGCACGCGGCGAACGCTCGCCGCGCGCCCTCCGGTTCACAGGTCTCCACGACGCGCTCGGGATCGATGAAACACAGCCTCCGCTGCGGCTCGTCGCAGTTGATCGCGCGGACCCGCTTACCCATCTGCCTGAGGAAATAGTACAGCGCGACCTGCGAGCCGAGCGCATCGCCATCGGCGTGCTCGTGTCCCGTGATCACAAAGCGTGCGCCATTCTTGATGATCGGAATTACTTTGTTCCAGTTGGATTCAGTACGGTACGCCATAAGAAACCCAGAGGTGATCTACCCCGCTGCGCGCGCAATTGCATCTTCATCTATACCAGAAACTAGTGTGGTGTCTCGGAAGTAGCATTCAAAAGTCCTGCCATTGCGAGGAGCGTAGCGACGAAGCAATCTCATGATTGCCAATATGTTGAGATCGCTTTGCTTTCGCTCGCGATGACAGACATATGCTGGGAATTTCCGTGACAAGACACTAGCAACCAGTAACTAGGAACTGTCTTTCTGGTACGACCTCTTGATCCACTTGTTGAGCGTTTCCGCGGGGGCACTCACCGCTTCCTTGGTGATGACGAAGCGGTCCCGCCCCGTATTCCTGCGGATGAGGTTAAGGCCGTGCTCATAATCCTTGAGGAGTGTCCGGCAGAATGCCGCGACGTCCATCTTCACCTCCTCCGCCTGCGCGACCACGAGTTCCGCCGCCGCCCTGTTGAAGGCAACCGCGATGCCGTGCTTCTCGCGAAACTCCTTCTCGAACTTCCTGACGAGCTCCGCGCCGAACGCGCGTTCCACCCGTTCCGGGCTGGCAATGATCTTCTTGAGCTCGCCCCCGGGATCGTCGACCAGCACCCGCGTCACTACAACATGCCGTATCGCCGTCGAGGGCAGCTCGAATTTGAAATCCCTCAGCGTCCGCTCGCACACCGTCATCAGGCCGCGCGCACCGGTCTCCTCCTGATACGCCTTCCGCGCGATTTCCCTGAGTCCCTCGTCCGAAAAGACGATCTTTATGCCGAAGGCGTCAAACGCAGCCTTGTACTGCCTCACGATCGACCCCTCGGACGACGTGAGGATCTGATAGAGATCCTCCTCGCTCAGCTCCCCGCAGACCACCCGGACCGGCAGGCGCCCGATGAACTCGGGTTCGAAGCCGAACTGGATGAAATCCTTCGACCTGGCTTCGTGGAGGTACTCGAACCGTTTCTTTTTCTCATCCAGGCTCGCGGCAAAACCGATCTCGCCCGCGCGCAGCCGCTTCTGGACGATCGCCGCGAGCTGCTCGAACGCGCCCGAGACGATGAAGAGGATGTGCCGGGTGTTGATCGATTTCTTTTTGATCTTCCCCTTTTTCTGATACTCCATCATCGCCTGGATCTGCCCGGTGATATCCATGGGGCTGCGGAGCGGCACCTCCGTCTCCTCCATGAGTTTGAGCAGGCCGGTCTGCACGCCGCGCCCGCTCACGTCGCGCCCGACGAGTTCCCGCGCCGAGGCGATCTTGTCTATCTCGTCCATGTAGATGATGCCGTACTGGGCAAGGGCGATGTCGCCATCCGCCTCGTGCACGAGGTCGCGCACGAGGTCCTCGACGTCGCCGCCCACATAGCCGGTCTCGCTGAACTTTGTCGCGTCCCCCTTGATGAACGGCACGCCGATCAACCGCGCGATACACCTGATGAGATAGGTCTTGCCCACGCCGGTCGGGCCGATGAGGATCACGTTCTGCTTGGCGTAATCACCGCAGCCGCCCTTCCCCAGGCACCGCGCGGCATGGTGGTAGTGGTCGCACACGGCAATGGACAGCACCTTCTTCGCCTCGTCCTGCTTGATGACGAAGCGGTCCAGGTACTCCTTGACCTCCTTCGGCTTGAGGTCGAACTTCAGGTCGGGGAGCTTCTCCTCCGCCCCTTCCCCTGCCTCGTCACCGCCGGCCGCCTCAGCCTGGGGGAAAATGCTGATCAGCGCCTTGTCGCCGAACTTTTTCTTGAAAAAGTCAGCGAGCTCCCGCTGGAGCTCGTCCGGAGTGGGTACTGCGTCGTCCTTCGATCCTGATATCATAGTGTCACCTCGTCTTCACAATTATGTTATTATAGCAAAGATCAACTCCAATGACAGATCCGGAACGGAATGGCAATAATGCTGTGGTTGCAGGCGGCAATATAGTGTTATTTACCACTGATTTTCACAGATAATAAGACGGATCGCCACAGGTTACTTCTTACCAATATCGGTGCAGATCCGTAATAATCAGTGGTCATCCGTGGCAACACCTCATAACTTAGGGATTGCGAATGGCATGACCGACAGCACCCGTGACTCACTTGTGCTCGCGCTCATCTGCGGCCTCTTCCTCATCCCCGCCGCCGCATTCCGCGGGCCGACCGGCCTGGAATTCAGGACGGCCCTCTTCGTCAGGGATATTCTCCAGAACGGCCCCTCGCTCATACCGCGGCTTGATGGCGCGCCGTATTTCGATTATCCCCCGCTCTATTTTCTCGCGGCTGCCCTCGCTACGCGCGCAACCGGCGCAATCAATCCGCTCTCTCTCGCAATCCCTGGCATACTCTCCGCCATGGGGACAGTGTACCTCACCTGCGTTTTTGCGGGGAGGATAAACCGCGCGCTCGGCGTGATGGCCGGGGTTGCGCTCATCGTCATGCCGCTCTTCAGCTCGAGTGTATCGCAGGCCACGGTGGACCCGATGCTCACCTTCTTTATCTCCCTCGCACTCGTTGCCTACTGCCGCTATCTCTCGTCGGGCGCGCCATGCCTCTTCCCCCTCGCCTGTGCGGGGCTGGCGGGGGGTATCCTCACCAAGGGACCTATCGGCGCCGCCATTCCGGTCTCGGCGGTGCTCATGTATCTCCTCACGCGGAGACGGTGGCGCGCCCTCGCGATGAACCTCATACGGATCGGCGTGTTCCTCCTGCTCTTCGCGGCACTCTGCTTCATTGCGGTGTCACTCACCGATGGGAGGGCCGCGTTCAAAGAGCTCATGGACGCCCAGCTCCTGGACAGGGTCAGGGACGAGCCCAACACATCCCGCTCCCTTTACCTCGGCGTGTTCTTTGCGGGTTTTGCCCCCTGGTCACTGTTTGCGTTCCTTCAGCTCTTATGCCGGGATGACGTCGAGGGGAGCCCGCGCAGCGAGATTCTTATCTTCTCCAGAATCTGGCTCCTCGTGACCTTCGTCCTGCTCACCCTCGCGAGCGTCAAACACACCCGCTACCTGCTCCCCGCCGCCCCTCCGACCGCCATCCTCTGCGCGGCATTCTGGGAGAGTGCCCATGGCGTGCGGGCCGCGGGCTTTTTCAGCGCCGCCCGCTCATGGATCAGGGGTATCTGCATCGCCTCAATTGCCGCGGGAATGCTCTTCGCGATCGCGGCCCCGGTATGGCTCCCATTCGCATCCGTCTCGCTCATCCTGGCGATTCCCGCCGCCGGCCTGCTCGCACTCGCGACCGCCGGACGCAGGCCGGCCGGAGACGCCCGCGCCGTGTTCTATCTCCTGGCCTGGACGCTCGCCGTGGGGTTCCTCATCTTCTGTCAGTATGCGCTCCCGCGGATGAGCGCGAGGGAGGATGCAGGCCCGTTCGTGGAGGCGGTCGAGCGCGAGGCGAAGGGCCGGCCGGTGCTCTTTCTCGGCATCAAGAAAGAATACGACGGGTCAAAGTACCTCTACTGGCGCAGGGGGAAAAACGAGCTCAGGTTTGCAGCGACGATTGATGAGCTGGAAGCCCTGCTCGCGTCGAGGGCGCCCGCCCTGCTCGTCGCGCCCGCGGGGATGAGAGCAACTCTCGAATCGAGCCGTGGCGGCACGCTGGGTTTCCTCTTTGAGGGGAAGCTTGGGAAAAAGCGGTGCGCCGTATTCAGGGCGGGGGCGGCCACCCTCACCCCATCGCGCACCGATGCTACGCGTACGCGCTCCCTCCAATGAATTCCCTCAAGAGGGAAGTGGCGGGAATCACCGAGTCATCTTCAAGGAGATCAACTTCCTCGAGGTAGCTGAGGCAGCGGGACGCTCTCCGGTACGCGTCCTCCCTCCCCGTGCCCTCTCCGAAACGCTCAACCGCCTCCCGCAGGCTGTGCGAGAGGTACTTCTTGTGGACAGGCAATTCATACGGCAGGTAGCCGTTCACCACGACCTCGGTGCTTTTGATGAATGGCACGATGTGCTCTTTTTCCGCGGCGCGCACATAGTGCCAGTGCCCCAGCGTCTTGAGGGGGGTATAGTTGCGGTGGAGGTTGTCGCGGACCATCCTCCGCAGGAGCCGGATGTCCGTCCAGGGGACGAAATTCCCCTGCCCGTCCTTCAGCTGGCAGATCGACTCGATGTACACCCTGAACTGCACGGTGTGGGGGATGCCGGCGGTCATATCGCGGTGGAAGGCGTGGAGCCCTTCGACGACGAGGAGCTGCGCACGGTTGAGCCGCATCACGACCCTCTCTTTTTCACGCCTGCCGGTTTTGAAGTTATACACAGGGGTCGACGCCTCTCTCCCCGCGATAAGATCGGTGAGGTTTTGATTGATGGTTGTGCGATCCAGCGCGTCGGGGGTCTCGAAATTGTAGTCCCCCAGCTCATCCTGCGGCTGATCGTTGAGGTTCCAGAAATAGTTGTCGAGGGCGAGCATCTGCAGATCCAGCCCCATGCCCCGGAGCGCCCCGCAGAGCTTGATGGTGGTGGTGGTCTTCCCCGATGAACTCGGCCCCGCCACGATCACCAGGCGGACGGCATCCCGTCTTTTTGCGATCTCTTCCGCGGCATGCCGGATCACCTCCTCGTAGGCCCTGTCGGCATCGCGGATCAGCGACTCGTACCCGCCGAATTCCATCCGGCGATTGATCCCCTCGATGGTATCGGCGTCGCGCAGCTGGTTCCACTTCCGCGCCTTCTTCACGATCTCCATCTCGTAGATCTCTTTCCAGTCAATCCCACGGGCTGTCTTCATGGTTTCTCCCTGATTCCAGGTTCGCGAGAATGATAGACCATTTTAAAGTCGAGGGCAAGGGAGCAGGCGCGGTGGTCCATTTATACACTCTCCAGGAAATCGCGCAGCAGCTCGGGATAGTTATTGTCGGGAAGGAGAAAAGCGTCATTGTGGCCACCCGCGAGCTCCACGAAGCGCTTCGGCTCCGCGGCGGCCTCAAAGAGCCTCCGACCATGGGAGAAGGGGATGACCTCGTCGTCGCGGGCGTGGATGAAGAGCTTCGGGATGGCGATCGATCTCACCCTGCCGATCGAGTCATATTTCTGTGTCACGAGAATCCTCACGGGAAGAAACGGGAGGAGCTCCCTGCCGATGTCGGCGGTCGAGGTGAATGCGCTCTCCACGATGAGGGCCGAGAGCCTCCTCCTCGTGGCGAGCTCGATCGCGACTGCCCCACCGAGTGACCTCCCGAAGGCGACGAGGGAACCGGGGTCGATCCCTGGTCGGGAGCCGAGGGAGCGGTAGGCGGCATCCGCATCAAGGTAGATGCCCTTCTCTGAGGGGTGGCCGCCGCTCCTGCCGTAGCCGCGGTAGTCAATGATGAGTGTGTTCAGGCCGAGGTCGTGGAATATCCTGATCGTCTGGAGCCGGTGCGATATGTTCCCGGCGTTCCCGTGGAAGAAGAGGATGCCGCGTCGCGAACCGGTACAGGGAATGAACCACCCATTGAGTCGAACACCATCGGAAGCGGTGAGCCGGACATCCTCGTACCGAAGACCTATCTCCGCCGGGGTTGCCTCTATCTCCCTCGTCGGGAAGTAGAGGTTCGCCCGCTCGAAGAGAAAGAGGAAGAATCGGAGTCCGATGAGGATAATGACAGCCCCGATGAGCAGCTTGGCCATGGTGGGCACGGTTTCTCCTCCATCCAGCCAGTGGTTCAGGTGGCGCGCCCCGCGCCCGCCTGCTCTCCCGGGAGGAGGCGCGGGGGGCACGGCACAAGGCCGAGCGCTGCATAGACCCTGTCAGCGATCTCTCTCCACCTCTTGTTGACGATTCGCCAGTTGCCGGGCTCGACGATGCTCTCCCGCGTGTGCAGGTAGCAGAGGAAAACGTTGTAGTCCCCGTAGCGCGGGTGGCCGAGGACGAGCCCCTCCCAGGGGACCCCGTTCGTGATCACGAACTCGTCGCCGTGGTCATGGTAGAAGTACCTGTTGAAAAGGCCGCTCTCGTTGTGCCGCACCCCCGTCATCTTCTCCGATGAAAAAATCGTGGTGCCCCATTCCCCCTCGATATACTTCCGCACTTCTTCACCGTAATACTCCGAGACGATGTGCGAGACGGGGAGGAAATGGGTGAACATGTGCGCCGCCATCGGGCCGAACCCCTGATAGACGAGGCGCGTGTCGCGGACCCCCCCCCTCGCTGCAATGAGCTTCTTCAGGTGTGTCAGGCTCTCGAGAGGCTGCGGCATATTTTTTATCCCTCACTACCATGCAATGTCACCGCCACAGAGATATTGAGAACAAGAGGAGTATACAGAGAAGCCCATGAGTCTAACCGCGGATTATGCGGATTAATATTAGCCACAGATGAACACAGATACACACAGATCAATCTCTTTCTAGAAACCAGAAACCCGAAACTGTTGTTGCTGTTGTAACAGCCTCCGTGGTGAGAAATAGCAATCGAAAAAGTGGCCGGGGATCGTCCCCGGCCATGAGAACCGCGGGCCACCCTGCGAGCACGGAGCTGTTGGGGCGCCTCACGCCTCCGCGGTTGCCTTTTTCTTCGCGACTTTCTTACTCTTTTTGCCCTTTTTCGCCCTGGCCTTCTTCCCTTTCACCGCCTTTGGCTGCTCGACCTTCCTGAGGCGCGCCGCTCTGATTTCCTCAATGACGTGCTCTCCCTCCACCTTTGTCCTGACGGCGGCGATGCCCCCGGGGAGTATCTCCTTGACGACTCCCTTCCTGAGATGCGAGGTTGACGGGGTATCTCCTGCCCGCCACTCAACCTTGTCCTTGGGCTGTAGATCGGCCATTTCACACCCTCCTTTCAAAGTCACGCACACGATGCTGACTGCCCGGTCGGCGTGACACGCAACCTTACCATATTGCCGTACGTGCCGTCCACCGGCCTTTCGCCCGCGGCAGAACAGGCGCCACTCAGCCCAGCGGGCAAAGGAACTCCAGGCAACGGCCAATGCGTTTGCGCCAGTAGATTTCGTTATGGAAGTGCCCCTCGGCGATCACGCCGAGGAGGGTCTCCCCTGGTGCCATGCCTTTTTCCCTGGCGATGGCGATGAGCTCCCTGGTGGTATTCGTAAAATCGTCACGGCTGCGCTGGTCGTAGGCCCAGCGCGTGCCGCAATCCATGTACAACCTCTTGAATGGGAGTTTCGCGAGCGCGCCCATCCATTTCCTCAACGGGTCGTCAGGCATGTCGGCATAGGACAAACTTCCCACGAGCCCGAAAGTGTCCGGCCTCCTCAATCCCGCGTAGATCGCGCAGTTCGCTCCATACGAGGCGCCGATCAATCCTATCTCGCGAGGATCCTGCGAAATCGTGATTTCTTTTCTCAGCGTGGGGAGCACTGTGTCGGCGAGAAAATCAACGTACGCATCGGCGATTCCCCTCGGGGGGGGCAGATATGCGGCATCCCTGCGCGAGTGGGAAACGACGGCCGCGAGGACGATGTCGCGGCTGCGGCCGCGCCGCGCTTTGTCCAGGGCTATTGCATCGGTGTGCCACCCACCGTAGGCGCCCTGGTCCTTCCACTGATTCTGCCCGTCGTTCAGCACCACGACCGGATAGGGGCCCTTTCCTCCCCGCCCATAGTCCCTTGGCAGCATGATGTTGACCCTGAAGTGGTGTGCGAGCGCGCGCGAGTATATTTCCTTGGTGAAATAGACAGCGGGCTGACGGAAAAGCGGCGGCGGGTGGGGGAAGAACTCCCCGTCCATCAGGTGCATCGTGCTCCCGGTCGGTTCGTAGAAGCCGCGGGGGAACGGCCTGTCCTCCTTCACCCCCTCCATAATGTAGAAACCGCTCCCTGGATCAAGCGGCACCGTCGCTCCAAAAGCGCTCTCATCGCGGAATCTTCCGCGCTTCAGCCGCTTCATCGGCAACTGCGACAGCTCCTGCCCCCTCCGGTTGCAGACGCGCACCACCGGTGCCTGCCAGCCGGTGAAATAAACCAACTTCATTCTCTCCCTCCCCTTCTGCTCCAGAATGACTTTCGCGAATTGATGTCTCTCGTTGATGCCGCGCGGGAATCCCGCCTCCATCCACTCGGTCACGCGCCTCGTGATCGGTCCGTGGAAGCGGCTGATGAGGATGCTCCCGTGAGAGTAGCCTTCAAAAAGGAGCCGCGACGCCTTGAGGTATTTCGCCTGCGCCGCCTGGGCCCTGTCCCTTGAGGAGACGTTGATCATGAGGACCGGGCAGGTGAGCTTTCCTGCGTCGACCTCGATCCTCTCCAGTTCGAGCTCCCGGTACGCGCGCCCTGACAGGAACGACCTCTTGAAGAGGGCGAGCATCGCGCGGTACTCCTCCGGCCTCACCGCCCCCCCCATCATTTCCTCCACGACGCTTTTCGGCGGCCGGAAATTCATCACCGCCGGGATCCGTTTCTTCAGGTCGGGTGCCTCTCGGATCGTTCGGGCCACCTGGCGCGGCCAATCGCTGTCATACAGGATGAGCGCGCGGGCGCCGTGGAGCTCCGCGAACTTCTGGACCAGGATCCCCCCGATGCTGTATCCGGCATATACCGGCTTCTCCAGGGCGAAGTGCTCGCACGCGGCGCCGATGTCATCGAGGTAGTCGCGATAGCCGAGCCCCGCGACGCCGCGGTACCGGCTCTTGTAGTAGCCGCGGAGGTTCAGCGCATAGGCGGGCCACCCGCGCGCCGCCCAGTAATCGAGCTGCTGGCGGCAGATCCAGCTCCCGTCAAAGGCGCCCCCGACGAACACGATTGCGGGGCGCCCGGTTTCCATCTCCGGCCTGACGCCCTCCACGTAAATCCGGTGGCGGCCGACATAGGCCTCAAAATCGACAGGCCTGAAGACCGCGCCGGCGCGTGAGATTCTCCTGTGGCCCATCATGACGTCTCCCATGGAAACTGCATATTATTGCCTGTGGCGGCCAAAATGTCCACGACGTTTAGCAAATCGTGGTCAAGGGAGCGGCTTCAAAAGACGCAAATCTGTAGGGGTTCCCCGGCCTGCCCCTGGCGGAGAGGGATTCATCGAACCCGGGCGCGATAAATCGAGCCCCTACGCAACTAAAACAGCAGATCGGCCCCACTGCACCTGCGTAGTTACGGATCAGAGCAATTTCAACTATGGCAGAGTTTCCAAGCACGATGGTATAATATCCACAACCAGAGAAAGGAGCAAACGCTATGAACCGGATCATATGTGTCGCCATGTGTGCCGTGCTTTCTATTCTTTACCTCGTACCGGTGGCGACTGCTGCCGGGAAGCTTGAGCCGGTCCAGCTCGTGAAGCCGCAGACATCCGGCGGCAAACCCCTCCTGGAGGCGCTGGCAAAGAGAAAATCCACGCGCGCGTTCGATGCGCGGAAGCTCCCCCCCCAGGTCCTGTCGAACCTGCTCTGGGCGGCGTGCGGCGTCAACCGCCTCGAATCGGGGAAACGCACCGCCCCCTCGGCGATGAACCATCAGGAGATCGCTGTCTATGCCGCGACCGCGGATGGACTCTACCTCTACAACGCGAAAGATCACAGGCTGGATCCGGTCTTCGCTGAGGACATCCGGGCCCGCGCCGGAGAACAGCCGTTCGTGAAAACGGCCCCCGTGGTGCTCATCTATGTCGCCGACCACTCACTGATGGGGGATACGCCACGCGACTCCAGGGATTTCTACTCGGCGACCGACACCGGTTTCATCAGCCAGAATGTGTACCTCTACTGTGCGTCCGAGGGGCTGGCGACAGTGGTCCTCGGCTGGGTGGATAAACCCGCGCTCGCGAAGGCCATGAAGCTCCGCGATGACCAGAAGATCATCCTCACACAGCCCGTCGGATATCCAAAATAGTACTTCCGCGTCTCTTCCATTCTGTGCGGGTACATCAAGCGAATTCCTCCCCCTCAGACGGGGAGCTTGTCCCGAGCGAAGCCGAGAGAAGGTTCGGTGGGAGTGTAACTACAGTTTAAAGTTGAAAGTTTAAAGCCATTATTACATGAAGCAGGCACGAA encodes:
- a CDS encoding alpha/beta hydrolase, producing the protein MAKLLIGAVIILIGLRFFLFLFERANLYFPTREIEATPAEIGLRYEDVRLTASDGVRLNGWFIPCTGSRRGILFFHGNAGNISHRLQTIRIFHDLGLNTLIIDYRGYGRSGGHPSEKGIYLDADAAYRSLGSRPGIDPGSLVAFGRSLGGAVAIELATRRRLSALIVESAFTSTADIGRELLPFLPVRILVTQKYDSIGRVRSIAIPKLFIHARDDEVIPFSHGRRLFEAAAEPKRFVELAGGHNDAFLLPDNNYPELLRDFLESV
- a CDS encoding nitroreductase family protein; translation: MNRIICVAMCAVLSILYLVPVATAAGKLEPVQLVKPQTSGGKPLLEALAKRKSTRAFDARKLPPQVLSNLLWAACGVNRLESGKRTAPSAMNHQEIAVYAATADGLYLYNAKDHRLDPVFAEDIRARAGEQPFVKTAPVVLIYVADHSLMGDTPRDSRDFYSATDTGFISQNVYLYCASEGLATVVLGWVDKPALAKAMKLRDDQKIILTQPVGYPK
- a CDS encoding alpha/beta hydrolase, whose product is MGDVMMGHRRISRAGAVFRPVDFEAYVGRHRIYVEGVRPEMETGRPAIVFVGGAFDGSWICRQQLDYWAARGWPAYALNLRGYYKSRYRGVAGLGYRDYLDDIGAACEHFALEKPVYAGYSIGGILVQKFAELHGARALILYDSDWPRQVARTIREAPDLKKRIPAVMNFRPPKSVVEEMMGGAVRPEEYRAMLALFKRSFLSGRAYRELELERIEVDAGKLTCPVLMINVSSRDRAQAAQAKYLKASRLLFEGYSHGSILISRFHGPITRRVTEWMEAGFPRGINERHQFAKVILEQKGRERMKLVYFTGWQAPVVRVCNRRGQELSQLPMKRLKRGRFRDESAFGATVPLDPGSGFYIMEGVKEDRPFPRGFYEPTGSTMHLMDGEFFPHPPPLFRQPAVYFTKEIYSRALAHHFRVNIMLPRDYGRGGKGPYPVVVLNDGQNQWKDQGAYGGWHTDAIALDKARRGRSRDIVLAAVVSHSRRDAAYLPPPRGIADAYVDFLADTVLPTLRKEITISQDPREIGLIGASYGANCAIYAGLRRPDTFGLVGSLSYADMPDDPLRKWMGALAKLPFKRLYMDCGTRWAYDQRSRDDFTNTTRELIAIAREKGMAPGETLLGVIAEGHFHNEIYWRKRIGRCLEFLCPLG
- a CDS encoding response regulator SirA is translated as MKTARGIDWKEIYEMEIVKKARKWNQLRDADTIEGINRRMEFGGYESLIRDADRAYEEVIRHAAEEIAKRRDAVRLVIVAGPSSSGKTTTTIKLCGALRGMGLDLQMLALDNYFWNLNDQPQDELGDYNFETPDALDRTTINQNLTDLIAGREASTPVYNFKTGRREKERVVMRLNRAQLLVVEGLHAFHRDMTAGIPHTVQFRVYIESICQLKDGQGNFVPWTDIRLLRRMVRDNLHRNYTPLKTLGHWHYVRAAEKEHIVPFIKSTEVVVNGYLPYELPVHKKYLSHSLREAVERFGEGTGREDAYRRASRCLSYLEEVDLLEDDSVIPATSLLREFIGGSAYA
- a CDS encoding AAA family ATPase, with amino-acid sequence MISGSKDDAVPTPDELQRELADFFKKKFGDKALISIFPQAEAAGGDEAGEGAEEKLPDLKFDLKPKEVKEYLDRFVIKQDEAKKVLSIAVCDHYHHAARCLGKGGCGDYAKQNVILIGPTGVGKTYLIRCIARLIGVPFIKGDATKFSETGYVGGDVEDLVRDLVHEADGDIALAQYGIIYMDEIDKIASARELVGRDVSGRGVQTGLLKLMEETEVPLRSPMDITGQIQAMMEYQKKGKIKKKSINTRHILFIVSGAFEQLAAIVQKRLRAGEIGFAASLDEKKKRFEYLHEARSKDFIQFGFEPEFIGRLPVRVVCGELSEEDLYQILTSSEGSIVRQYKAAFDAFGIKIVFSDEGLREIARKAYQEETGARGLMTVCERTLRDFKFELPSTAIRHVVVTRVLVDDPGGELKKIIASPERVERAFGAELVRKFEKEFREKHGIAVAFNRAAAELVVAQAEEVKMDVAAFCRTLLKDYEHGLNLIRRNTGRDRFVITKEAVSAPAETLNKWIKRSYQKDSS
- a CDS encoding glycosyltransferase family 39 protein — translated: MTDSTRDSLVLALICGLFLIPAAAFRGPTGLEFRTALFVRDILQNGPSLIPRLDGAPYFDYPPLYFLAAALATRATGAINPLSLAIPGILSAMGTVYLTCVFAGRINRALGVMAGVALIVMPLFSSSVSQATVDPMLTFFISLALVAYCRYLSSGAPCLFPLACAGLAGGILTKGPIGAAIPVSAVLMYLLTRRRWRALAMNLIRIGVFLLLFAALCFIAVSLTDGRAAFKELMDAQLLDRVRDEPNTSRSLYLGVFFAGFAPWSLFAFLQLLCRDDVEGSPRSEILIFSRIWLLVTFVLLTLASVKHTRYLLPAAPPTAILCAAFWESAHGVRAAGFFSAARSWIRGICIASIAAGMLFAIAAPVWLPFASVSLILAIPAAGLLALATAGRRPAGDARAVFYLLAWTLAVGFLIFCQYALPRMSAREDAGPFVEAVEREAKGRPVLFLGIKKEYDGSKYLYWRRGKNELRFAATIDELEALLASRAPALLVAPAGMRATLESSRGGTLGFLFEGKLGKKRCAVFRAGAATLTPSRTDATRTRSLQ